In Labrus mixtus chromosome 11, fLabMix1.1, whole genome shotgun sequence, a single window of DNA contains:
- the irx2a gene encoding iroquois-class homeodomain protein IRX-2a — MSYPQGYLYQPPGSLALYSCPAYGASALAAPRNEDLARSSSGSAFSPYPGSAAFSASAGASFSSPLSYSTDPTAGFPSYMSSPYDAHTTGMAGALSYHPYGSPGYPYQLNDPAYRKNATRDATATLKAWLQEHRKNPYPTKGEKIMLAIITKMTLTQVSTWFANARRRLKKENKMTWAPRNKSEDEDEEDGDGERKEVERSDKTLDNSEASAEDEGISLHVDTLTDHSCSAESDVEKISCGVGGELSSDQAGDKCDESGDEHNHNPRVQHSPKSVTSSPLTGVEAPLLGHHNLLNHHHHQHHHHLHHLHHLHREREDLGRSLVSSTNITTKPSSCLDSRASSGPPQNTTVKPKLWSLAEIATSDQKQQHQQPGQPAGQPNCPSSSSGLLTPSTPSSNSPAASSPSLYPAPSILGRPIYYTSPFYSNYTNYGNFSPLQGQGILRYTNSSGVSLAAAAAAAAAAAAANEGLSSSQQAGESSANPKHRPDSPLVKNNPNQIVVVEQQQQQLFRPANLEAKKGT; from the exons GCTGCTTTCTCCGCCTCGGCCGGTGCGAGTTTCTCCAGTCCGCTGTCATACTCCACGGATCCGACTGCAGGATTCCCATCTTACatg AGCTCTCCATATGACGCGCACACGACGGGCATGGCCGGGGCATTGAGTTACCACCCGTATGGAAGCCCGGGGTACCCCTACCAACTCAACGACCCGGCTTACCGCAAAAACGCCACCAGGGACGCCACGGCCACCCTGAAAGCCTGGCTACAGGAGCACAGGAAGAACCCGTACCCGACCAAAGGCGAGAAGATCATGCTAGCCATTATCACAAAAATGACCTTGACCCAAGTCTCCACCTGGTTCGCCAACGCCAGGAGGAGGCTCAAGAAGGAGAACAAGATGACCTGGGCGCCCAGGAATAAGagcgaggacgaggacgaggaggacggggacggagagaggaaggaggtggaGCGCTCTGATAAGACGCTGGACAACAGTGAGGCTTCAGCGGAGGATGAAG GAATCAGTTTGCACGTTGACACCCTGACGGACCACTCGTGCTCTGCGGAGTCTGACGTCGAGAAGATCAGCTGTGGCGTGGGAGGGGAGCTGAGCTCTGACCAGGCCGGGGACAAGTGCGACGAGAGCGGCGACGAACACAACCACAACCCGCGCGTACAGCACTCGCCCAAATCCGTCACGTCGTCGCCCCTCACGGGAGTGGAAGCTCCGCTTCTCGGTCATCACAACCTCctcaaccaccaccaccaccagcaccaccaccacctccatcacctccaccaTCTCCACAGAGAGCGGGAGGATCTGGGCCGGAGCCTCGTCAGCAGCACTAATATTACCACTAAACCGTCTTCCTGCCTTGACAGCAGAGCCTCTTCAGGGCCCCCTCAGAACACTACAGTCAAGCCCAAACTGTGGTCACTGGCAGAGATTGCTACCTCGGACCAAAAGCAGCAACATCAGCAACCGGGGCAGCCTGCAGGGCAACCAAATTGCCCCTCCTCCAGCAGTGGCCTCCTTACACCTTCCACGCCTTCCTCCAACTCCCCGGCTGCCAGCTCCCCCTCCCTCTACCCGGCCCCCTCCATCCTTGGAAGACCTATTTATTACACTTCTCCCTTTTATAGCAATTACACAAACTATGGCAACTTCAGCCCCCTGCAGGGCCAAGGGATCCTGCGCTACACTAATTCATCCGGAGTGAGTCTGGCTGCAGCCGCCGCAGCCGCTGCCGCCGCTGCTGCAGCAAACGAGGGTCTGAGCTCCTCTCAACAGGCCGGGGAGTCGAGCGCAAACCCCAAACACAGGCCAGATTCCCCCCTCGTTAAAAATAACCCGAACCAGATTGTTGTTGTcgagcagcagcaacaacaactttTCAGACCCGCAAATTTAGAAGCAAAGAAAGGTAcgtaa